The following proteins come from a genomic window of Entelurus aequoreus isolate RoL-2023_Sb unplaced genomic scaffold, RoL_Eaeq_v1.1 HiC_scaffold_36, whole genome shotgun sequence:
- the LOC133645303 gene encoding uncharacterized membrane protein YrrS-like: MSDQYLQEATAKNKDKAKKTDSDISLSVYLVTHLTITRVTEATAKTRDKAKKTDSESDSEMSDKEATAKNKDKAKKTDSESDSEMSDQEATAKNKDKAKKTDSESDSEMNAQVYDKVIVTAQAHTSAQSSGSRAERTSKLE, from the exons ATGAGTGAccag tACTTGCAGGAAGCGACGGCGAAGAACAAGGATAAAGCCAAGAAAACGGACAGTGACATCTCACTGTCCGTTTACCTGGTCACTCATCTCACTATCACTCGAGTGACA GAAGCGACGGCGAAGACCAGGGATAAAGCCAAGAAAACGGACAGTGAGAGTGACAGTGAGATGAGTGAcaag GAAGCGACAGCGAAGAACAAGGATAAAGCCAAGAAAACGGACAGTGAGAGTGACAGTGAGATGAGTGACCAG GAAGCGACGGCTAAGAACAAGGATAAAGCCAAGAAAACGGACAGTGAGAGTGACAGTGAGATGAATGCCCAGGTATATGATAAAGTAATTGTCACGGCCCAGGCGCACACTAGTGCGCAATCATCTGGGAGCcgcgctgagcgcacctccaagctTGAGTGA
- the LOC133645310 gene encoding uncharacterized protein LOC133645310, with protein MFSSPEEEVSTKRSYITPERYRNDEEDVFDAGDEEEIRPKKKCRKEKPQILVQAPPLPELPPFNFPISSEYQTTSASTSQYQTTPRHPGRPHSPARSSTSRLSPDRNNASSSIFQLNMKVQNILENQGEIMRMLRRLAAQSVGPEAVDVQDLIEKPFETLEQLKAFCERLDTDLLLRKQLVKAYCSWWAEFGRHGEDNAEENCHKQSPGAAWPPWKDRKSGV; from the exons ATGTTTTCGAGCCCAGAAGAAGAAGTGTCAACCAAACGGAGCTACATCACCCCTGAACGTTATAGAAACGATGAGGAAGATGTGTTTGATGCTGGCG ACGAAGAGGAAATTCGGCcaaaaaagaagtgcagaaaagaGAAACCACAGATCCTCGTCCAGGCACCCCCACTGCCAGAGCTCCCACCATTTAACTTTCCAATCTCCAGCGAGTACCAGACTACTTCAGCCAGTACCAGCCAATACCAGACCACTCCAAGGCATCCAGGCCGACCTCACAGCCCAGCGAGAAGCAGCACTTCCAGGCTCAGTCCAGACAGGAATAATGCATCCagctcaa ttttccaGTTGAACATGAAAGTTCAAAATATACTTGAGAACCAGGGAGAAATTATGCGCATGCTGAGAAGGCTGGCAGCACAGTCTGTGGGGCCAGAGGCTGTGGATGTTCAAGATCTCATTGAGAAGCCTTTCGAGACTCTTGAGCAGCTGAAGGCCTTCTGTGAACGGCTCGACACTGATCTTCTGCTCAGAAAGCAGCTG gtgaaagcttactgctcttggtgggcagaatttggcagacacggtgaggacaatgctgaggaaaattgccacaaacaaagtcctggagcagcttggcctccgtggaaagacaggaaaagtggcgtttga